From a region of the Tateyamaria omphalii genome:
- a CDS encoding acyl carrier protein yields MSDIADRVKKIVVEHLGVDEEKVSENASFIDDLGADSLDTVELVMAFEEEFGIEIPDDAAETIQTFGDAVGFITKAS; encoded by the coding sequence ATGAGCGACATCGCCGATCGCGTGAAGAAGATCGTTGTGGAACACTTGGGTGTGGACGAAGAAAAGGTTAGCGAAAACGCGTCCTTCATCGACGATCTGGGCGCAGACAGCCTGGACACCGTGGAACTGGTGATGGCGTTCGAAGAAGAATTCGGGATCGAGATCCCCGATGACGCGGCCGAAACCATCCAGACTTTCGGCGACGCAGTGGGCTTCATCACCAAAGCCTCGTAA
- the fabD gene encoding ACP S-malonyltransferase — MSVAFVFPGQGAQTVGMGKALAEAYPAAQAVFDEVDEALGEKLSSLIWEGNQDTLTLTQNAQPALMATSIAAMRALEAEGITIEKASFVAGHSLGEYSALCAAGALSVGDTARLLRTRGEAMQKAVPVGVGAMAALLGLDFETASDVAKEAANGEVCQAANDNDPAQVVVSGHKGAVERAVEIAKTRGAKRAVMLPVSAPFHCSLMEPAAGVMAEALSHVDIEAPAVPVIPNVTAHSCQSATLVRNHLVDQVTGSVRWRESVMYMASEGVSDIWEIGAGKALSGMIRRIDRSITTRAVGTPDDIKAVLDG, encoded by the coding sequence ATGAGCGTGGCATTCGTATTTCCAGGGCAGGGCGCCCAGACCGTCGGCATGGGCAAGGCGCTGGCTGAGGCCTATCCCGCAGCCCAAGCCGTGTTTGACGAGGTGGACGAGGCGCTTGGCGAAAAGCTGAGCAGCCTGATCTGGGAAGGCAACCAGGACACGCTCACCCTGACCCAGAATGCCCAACCGGCGCTGATGGCCACATCTATTGCTGCCATGCGCGCGCTCGAGGCCGAAGGGATCACCATTGAAAAGGCGAGTTTCGTGGCCGGGCACTCGCTTGGTGAGTATTCTGCCCTCTGCGCGGCCGGTGCGCTGAGCGTCGGGGACACCGCACGGCTTCTGCGTACGCGAGGCGAGGCCATGCAAAAGGCGGTGCCAGTGGGTGTCGGCGCCATGGCCGCACTGCTGGGCCTCGACTTTGAGACAGCCTCCGACGTTGCGAAAGAAGCGGCAAATGGCGAGGTTTGCCAGGCCGCAAACGACAATGACCCTGCCCAGGTGGTCGTTTCGGGCCACAAGGGTGCCGTTGAGCGCGCCGTGGAAATCGCCAAGACACGCGGCGCGAAGCGGGCTGTCATGCTGCCCGTCTCTGCCCCCTTTCATTGCAGCCTGATGGAGCCCGCCGCTGGCGTCATGGCCGAAGCGCTGAGCCACGTGGACATCGAGGCCCCCGCCGTGCCGGTCATTCCAAACGTCACGGCGCATAGCTGCCAAAGTGCCACGCTCGTGCGCAATCATCTCGTTGATCAGGTCACCGGGTCGGTCCGCTGGCGCGAAAGCGTGATGTATATGGCGTCCGAAGGCGTGAGCGATATCTGGGAGATCGGCGCGGGCAAGGCGCTGTCGGGCATGATCCGCCGCATCGACCGGTCCATCACCACCCGCGCCGTGGGCACACCGGATGATATCAAGGCCGTATTGGATGGCTGA
- the rpsR gene encoding 30S ribosomal protein S18, with amino-acid sequence MAAKPFFRRRKVCPFSGENAPKIDYKDTRLLQRYISERGKIVPSRITAVSAKKQRELARAIKRARFLALLPYAVK; translated from the coding sequence ATGGCTGCAAAACCGTTTTTCCGCCGTCGTAAAGTGTGCCCCTTCTCGGGCGAGAACGCACCCAAGATCGACTACAAGGACACGCGCCTGCTGCAACGCTATATCTCTGAGCGTGGCAAGATCGTGCCTTCCCGTATCACCGCCGTGTCGGCCAAGAAGCAACGCGAGCTGGCCCGCGCCATCAAGCGCGCCCGTTTCCTGGCCCTTCTGCCCTACGCCGTGAAATAA
- the fabF gene encoding beta-ketoacyl-ACP synthase II has product MRRVVVTGLGLVTPLADGVEASWSRILDGQSGAGPITQFDPEGLTTTYACEVPRGDGSDGTFNADAYMAPKEQRKVDTFIMFGLAAAQQAVEDSGWMPDDQESLERTGVLIGSGIGGLNSIANTAVMMEEKGPRRVSPFFVPGALINLISGQVSIKYGFKGPNHSVVTACSTGAHAIGDASRLIQHGDADVMIAGGAEAAICKIGIAGFNACKALSTKRADDPQHASRPYDADRDGFVMGEGAGIVVLEDYDHAVARGAKIYAEVKGYGLSGDAYHITAPSEDGEGGERSMRAALRNAGLEPSDIDYINAHGTSTMADTIELGAVERLLGDHAGNVTMSSTKSATGHLLGAAGAIEAIFSILAIRDQVCPPTINLDNPAVETSVDLAPNAKRERKVDYALSNSFGFGGTNASVIFGKVS; this is encoded by the coding sequence ATGCGCAGAGTTGTCGTGACGGGTCTTGGGCTGGTGACGCCGTTGGCGGACGGGGTCGAGGCAAGCTGGAGCCGTATTCTGGACGGACAGTCGGGCGCAGGTCCGATCACCCAGTTCGATCCCGAGGGCTTGACCACCACATACGCCTGCGAAGTGCCCCGCGGGGACGGATCGGACGGGACGTTCAATGCCGATGCCTATATGGCGCCCAAGGAACAGCGCAAGGTCGATACCTTTATCATGTTTGGTCTGGCCGCGGCCCAGCAGGCGGTCGAGGATTCCGGTTGGATGCCCGATGATCAAGAGAGCCTGGAGCGCACGGGTGTTCTGATCGGCTCCGGCATTGGCGGGCTGAACTCCATCGCGAACACCGCCGTGATGATGGAAGAGAAGGGGCCGCGCCGCGTGTCGCCCTTCTTTGTGCCCGGCGCGCTGATCAACCTGATCTCTGGTCAGGTGAGCATCAAATACGGCTTCAAGGGGCCGAACCATTCGGTTGTGACGGCCTGTTCGACAGGTGCGCATGCCATCGGTGACGCGTCGCGTCTGATCCAGCACGGCGACGCTGATGTCATGATTGCCGGTGGGGCCGAGGCTGCGATCTGCAAGATCGGGATTGCGGGGTTCAACGCTTGCAAGGCGCTGTCAACCAAGCGCGCGGACGATCCGCAACACGCAAGCCGCCCCTATGACGCGGACCGCGATGGGTTCGTCATGGGCGAGGGTGCGGGCATCGTGGTGCTTGAGGATTACGATCATGCCGTGGCGCGGGGCGCCAAGATCTATGCCGAGGTGAAGGGCTATGGCCTGTCGGGCGATGCCTATCACATCACTGCGCCGTCGGAGGACGGTGAGGGGGGTGAGCGGTCCATGCGTGCGGCCTTGCGCAATGCGGGGCTGGAGCCTTCGGATATCGACTATATCAACGCGCACGGCACCTCGACCATGGCCGACACGATTGAGTTGGGTGCGGTTGAACGGCTCTTGGGCGATCATGCGGGCAACGTCACCATGTCCTCGACCAAGTCGGCGACGGGGCATTTGCTGGGCGCGGCGGGCGCGATCGAGGCGATCTTTTCGATCCTGGCGATCCGCGATCAGGTCTGTCCGCCGACGATCAACCTGGACAATCCGGCCGTTGAAACCTCGGTTGATCTGGCCCCAAATGCCAAGCGGGAACGCAAGGTGGACTATGCGTTGTCCAACAGCTTTGGCTTTGGCGGCACGAATGCCAGCGTGATCTTTGGAAAGGTCAGCTGA
- the mltG gene encoding endolytic transglycosylase MltG — MWRSIASNALTFLIVALFVLGGLILWGRGQYEGPGPLSEAICVQVDRGSNFSRVSRDLEEQGAVEYGWIFRTGADYSGKSGDLKAGSFLVEPGASMEEIVDVVTRGGASTCGTEVVYRIGVNRLSAQVRELDPATNRFVERAEFEPGEEDAPAVYTEVRAAADTRYRIAFAEGVTSWQVVDALRNMDVLDGEVDDVPPEGALAPDSYEVRSGDSRADVLAQMAEQQELWVSAAWEARDADLPLESPEELLTLASIIEKETGVAEERGQVASVFVNRLNRGMRLQTDPTVIYGITRGQGVLGRGLRRSELRAATPWNTYVILGLPPTPIANPGRASLMAAAQPDETPYVFFVADGTGGHAFAETLDEHNRNVARWREIEAERANQNDGG, encoded by the coding sequence ATGTGGCGATCCATCGCCTCGAATGCGCTGACATTTTTGATTGTGGCCCTGTTTGTGCTGGGCGGTTTGATCCTGTGGGGACGCGGCCAGTACGAGGGGCCGGGTCCGCTGAGCGAGGCCATTTGCGTGCAGGTGGATCGCGGGTCGAATTTCAGCCGCGTGAGCCGTGATCTGGAAGAGCAGGGCGCCGTTGAGTATGGCTGGATCTTTCGCACGGGCGCGGACTATTCCGGCAAGTCGGGCGATTTGAAGGCGGGCAGCTTTCTGGTCGAACCGGGGGCGTCCATGGAAGAGATTGTGGATGTCGTGACCCGGGGCGGGGCCAGCACCTGCGGGACGGAAGTGGTGTACCGGATCGGTGTGAACAGGCTGAGCGCGCAGGTGCGGGAGTTGGACCCTGCCACCAACCGTTTTGTGGAACGGGCGGAGTTTGAGCCGGGTGAGGAAGATGCGCCCGCTGTTTACACTGAGGTGCGCGCCGCGGCGGACACCCGTTACCGCATTGCTTTTGCAGAAGGGGTGACAAGCTGGCAGGTTGTGGACGCGCTGCGCAACATGGATGTGCTGGACGGGGAGGTGGACGATGTACCGCCCGAGGGTGCTCTGGCACCCGACAGCTATGAAGTGCGCAGTGGTGACAGCCGGGCGGATGTACTGGCGCAGATGGCCGAACAGCAGGAGTTGTGGGTGTCTGCGGCATGGGAGGCGCGCGATGCGGACCTGCCGCTGGAAAGCCCGGAGGAGTTGCTGACCCTGGCGTCGATCATCGAGAAGGAGACCGGTGTGGCCGAGGAGCGGGGGCAGGTGGCGTCCGTCTTTGTGAACCGGTTGAACCGGGGGATGCGCCTGCAGACCGACCCGACGGTGATCTATGGCATCACCCGTGGGCAGGGCGTGCTTGGGCGCGGTTTGCGCCGATCGGAGCTGCGGGCGGCGACACCCTGGAACACCTATGTCATTCTGGGGCTGCCGCCGACGCCCATTGCCAACCCCGGTCGCGCCAGCCTGATGGCGGCGGCGCAGCCCGATGAGACGCCTTATGTGTTCTTTGTCGCGGATGGGACGGGCGGGCACGCGTTTGCCGAGACGCTGGATGAGCACAACCGGAACGTGGCGCGGTGGCGTGAGATTGAGGCAGAGCGGGCCAATCAGAATGATGGTGGGTGA
- the fabG gene encoding 3-oxoacyl-[acyl-carrier-protein] reductase, with protein sequence MFDLTGKSALITGASGGIGAEIARTLHASGATVGLSGTRTDPLEALAAELGDRAHVLPCNLSDFDAVDALPKQATEAMGSLDILVNNAGITRDNLFMRMSDDEWQSVIDVNLTSTFKLCKGVMRGMMKARWGRIVNISSVVGATGNPGQANYAASKAGMVGMSKSLAYEVASRGITVNAIAPGFIATAMTDKLTDDQKSGIMGQIPAGRMGEAHEIAAATLYLASPEAAYVTGATLHVNGGMAML encoded by the coding sequence ATGTTTGATCTAACAGGAAAATCAGCGCTCATTACCGGCGCATCGGGCGGCATCGGGGCCGAGATTGCGCGCACGCTGCACGCCTCAGGCGCCACCGTCGGGCTGAGCGGGACGCGCACCGACCCGCTTGAGGCGCTGGCCGCCGAACTGGGCGACCGGGCGCACGTGCTGCCCTGCAACCTCAGCGACTTCGACGCCGTCGATGCGTTGCCCAAACAGGCGACTGAGGCGATGGGCAGCCTCGACATCCTGGTCAACAACGCGGGCATCACGCGCGACAACCTGTTCATGCGGATGTCGGACGACGAATGGCAGTCGGTGATCGACGTGAACCTCACCTCGACCTTCAAGCTGTGCAAGGGCGTGATGCGCGGCATGATGAAGGCGCGCTGGGGGCGGATCGTGAATATCTCGTCCGTCGTGGGGGCGACGGGCAACCCCGGCCAGGCCAACTATGCGGCATCGAAGGCCGGGATGGTCGGCATGTCCAAAAGCCTCGCCTACGAGGTGGCGAGCCGCGGGATCACCGTGAACGCGATTGCACCGGGCTTTATCGCCACGGCCATGACGGACAAGCTGACCGACGACCAAAAGTCTGGAATCATGGGGCAAATTCCCGCCGGGCGCATGGGCGAGGCGCATGAAATCGCCGCCGCCACGCTCTATCTTGCCAGCCCCGAAGCGGCCTATGTCACGGGCGCGACCTTGCACGTCAATGGCGGCATGGCCATGTTGTAG
- a CDS encoding cytochrome b/b6 domain-containing protein, with product MSLSNTTDRYGDLAKTFHWLTALLIITLIPLGIIANNMAYEIKASSAPADALIARTAWLFSLHKTLGVAVFFVALARIAWALSQPKPGLLHPDRKVESLAAETVHWLLYGSLVVVPLSGWIHHAAASGFAPIWWPFSQNLPLVPKSEALAGAMAGAHWVLTKVLAAALVLHIAGALKHHIIDKDATLKRMWFGRADVPVTGHAHRHALPVTAALALWALALSGGAALGVYAPHSAVVDAAELEEVQSDWQVQEGTLGITVTQLGSDVVGQFNDWTAAISFDETVENGVAGSVEVTISIGSLTLGSVTDQAMGPDFFHATDFPTATYVADIIPVVDGYEAQGTLTIKGQSVPVTLPFGLSVDGDTASMAGGLTLDRRDFNIGETMADESSLMFAVAVDVSLTATRAATE from the coding sequence ATGTCCCTTTCCAACACCACTGACCGCTATGGCGATCTGGCCAAGACCTTCCATTGGCTGACCGCCCTTTTGATCATCACGCTGATCCCGTTGGGGATCATCGCCAACAACATGGCGTATGAGATCAAGGCATCGTCAGCGCCCGCTGACGCGCTGATTGCACGCACCGCCTGGTTGTTTTCACTGCACAAGACGCTGGGCGTCGCGGTGTTCTTTGTGGCACTCGCCCGCATCGCCTGGGCACTGAGTCAACCCAAACCGGGCCTCCTGCATCCCGACCGCAAGGTCGAGAGCCTGGCGGCAGAGACCGTACATTGGCTGCTTTATGGCAGCCTGGTGGTGGTCCCGCTGTCAGGTTGGATCCATCATGCAGCAGCCAGCGGTTTTGCTCCGATCTGGTGGCCATTCAGCCAGAACCTGCCCCTTGTTCCAAAGTCCGAAGCACTGGCAGGCGCCATGGCAGGCGCGCATTGGGTGCTGACCAAAGTTCTGGCCGCGGCGCTGGTCTTGCACATCGCGGGAGCCTTGAAGCACCACATCATCGACAAGGACGCGACGCTCAAACGCATGTGGTTCGGACGCGCGGATGTGCCTGTCACGGGTCACGCGCACAGGCACGCCCTGCCGGTGACCGCGGCGCTGGCCTTGTGGGCGCTGGCCCTGTCGGGCGGTGCGGCCTTGGGTGTTTATGCGCCGCACAGCGCCGTGGTGGACGCTGCCGAACTGGAAGAGGTCCAGTCGGACTGGCAGGTACAGGAAGGTACGTTGGGTATCACCGTCACACAGCTCGGTTCGGACGTTGTGGGGCAATTCAACGACTGGACGGCGGCGATCAGCTTTGACGAAACCGTAGAGAACGGAGTTGCGGGCAGTGTCGAGGTCACCATTTCCATCGGCTCGCTCACGCTCGGCTCGGTCACGGATCAGGCGATGGGGCCGGACTTCTTCCACGCAACGGACTTTCCGACTGCAACCTATGTGGCCGACATCATCCCGGTTGTTGACGGATACGAAGCGCAGGGCACGCTGACGATCAAGGGACAATCGGTGCCCGTCACACTGCCCTTCGGTCTTTCGGTTGACGGCGACACGGCTTCGATGGCCGGGGGCCTGACCCTCGACCGGCGCGACTTCAACATCGGCGAAACCATGGCCGATGAAAGCTCGCTGATGTTCGCGGTGGCCGTGGACGTGTCGCTGACGGCCACGCGGGCGGCAACGGAGTGA
- a CDS encoding GNAT family N-acetyltransferase, translated as MGRHVPTINTARVTLRAMRPGEFDRFAEIWALPEVAVYIGGAPRDRDASWRSFLGIAGHWQVTGFGQWGIEEHATQRLVGQVGFFYGARGLGEDFDSVPEAGWVLAPEAQGRGLGLEAASAAHDWFDRVVTGPLVCMMDPDHGASARIAEQLGYVDLRAAADGAGPIQLKLRKSPPQA; from the coding sequence ATGGGCAGACATGTGCCGACCATCAACACGGCGCGCGTGACATTGCGCGCAATGCGGCCGGGCGAATTTGACCGCTTTGCCGAGATCTGGGCGCTGCCCGAGGTTGCCGTCTATATCGGCGGCGCACCGCGCGACCGCGACGCCTCGTGGCGGTCCTTTCTGGGCATCGCAGGACATTGGCAGGTCACGGGCTTTGGTCAGTGGGGCATTGAAGAACACGCCACCCAGCGGCTCGTCGGGCAGGTCGGCTTTTTCTACGGCGCCCGGGGCTTGGGGGAGGATTTCGATTCCGTGCCCGAAGCGGGCTGGGTTCTTGCGCCCGAAGCACAGGGGCGCGGTCTGGGCCTTGAGGCGGCATCGGCGGCACATGACTGGTTTGATCGTGTCGTGACGGGGCCTTTGGTCTGTATGATGGACCCTGATCACGGCGCATCGGCGCGGATTGCAGAACAGCTTGGCTATGTGGATCTGCGCGCGGCGGCGGATGGGGCCGGGCCGATCCAGTTGAAGCTGCGGAAGTCTCCGCCCCAGGCGTGA
- a CDS encoding DUF4329 domain-containing protein: MLQRVVLLLVLLTGCDVIDPVGDVGDIVMAPRAVPQTEAEIAFAADLFNDLQPASIDERREYCGLIGITASGDYVATPARRGGASSCLPPERARPGVTVLASYHTHSAYDPDFLTEIPSYDDMRTDIEDGTDGYIATPGGRFWYIDARAREARLICGAQCLVSDARFEEDPEFPVRDRYTLQDLRPY; this comes from the coding sequence ATGTTGCAACGGGTTGTCCTTTTACTTGTTCTGCTGACAGGGTGCGACGTCATTGACCCTGTGGGCGATGTCGGTGACATCGTGATGGCCCCCCGCGCCGTTCCGCAAACAGAGGCGGAGATCGCCTTTGCCGCAGATCTCTTCAACGATCTGCAACCCGCATCCATTGACGAGCGGCGCGAGTATTGCGGGCTGATCGGGATCACGGCGTCGGGGGACTATGTCGCCACCCCAGCCCGACGTGGTGGCGCATCCAGCTGCCTGCCGCCCGAACGGGCCCGGCCCGGAGTCACGGTTCTGGCCTCATACCATACCCACAGCGCCTATGACCCTGATTTCCTGACCGAAATCCCGTCCTACGACGACATGCGCACCGATATTGAGGACGGTACGGACGGGTATATTGCCACGCCGGGCGGGCGGTTTTGGTACATTGATGCCCGCGCACGGGAAGCGCGGCTGATCTGCGGGGCGCAGTGTCTGGTGAGCGATGCCCGGTTTGAGGAAGACCCGGAGTTTCCGGTGCGCGACCGCTACACCTTGCAGGACTTGCGCCCGTATTGA
- a CDS encoding DNA-packaging protein, which translates to MEHQLPPEGDWRTWVIMGGRGAGKTRAGAEWVRSMVEGDMPLDKGQARRVALVGETIEQVREVMVFGDSGLLACSPSDRRPKYHVGRKMLEWPNGAIATIHTAHDPEGLRGPQFDCAWVDELAKWKRGAETWDMLQFALRLGDDPRCCVTTTPRNVEVLKELLAQSSTVMTHATTEANAANLADGFLKEVRRRYAGTRLGRQELEGVLLSDVEGAFWTTAMLDAVRRKRKPKLDRVVVGLDPAVSAGRSSDACGIIVAGVSMDGPPQDWRAHVIADCTVQGVGPNGWARAAIAAMDKYNADRLVAEVNQGGQLVSEVIRQVDPMVSLKTVHASKGKVARAEPVAALYEQNRVTHGLNLGPLEDQMTRMTRAGYEGQGSPDRVDALVWALHELMIEPANAYRRPGVRSL; encoded by the coding sequence ATGGAGCACCAGCTGCCACCGGAGGGGGATTGGCGGACCTGGGTGATCATGGGCGGGCGCGGTGCAGGCAAGACCCGTGCGGGTGCCGAATGGGTACGGTCCATGGTCGAGGGCGACATGCCGCTGGACAAGGGACAGGCCCGGCGCGTTGCGCTGGTGGGCGAGACCATCGAGCAGGTCCGCGAAGTGATGGTGTTTGGTGACAGCGGCTTGCTGGCCTGTAGCCCGTCGGACCGTCGACCGAAATATCACGTCGGGCGCAAGATGCTGGAATGGCCCAATGGCGCCATTGCCACCATTCACACGGCGCATGACCCTGAAGGGCTGCGGGGGCCACAGTTTGATTGTGCCTGGGTGGACGAGCTGGCCAAGTGGAAGCGGGGCGCCGAGACCTGGGACATGCTGCAATTTGCGTTGCGGCTGGGCGACGATCCGCGCTGTTGCGTGACGACGACGCCCCGCAACGTAGAGGTTTTGAAGGAGTTGCTGGCGCAATCGTCGACCGTGATGACCCATGCGACGACCGAGGCCAACGCTGCCAACCTGGCCGATGGGTTTTTGAAAGAGGTGCGTCGCCGCTATGCCGGGACCCGTCTGGGACGGCAGGAATTGGAAGGCGTGTTGCTGAGCGACGTCGAGGGGGCGTTTTGGACCACGGCGATGCTGGATGCGGTGCGCCGCAAGCGCAAGCCGAAGTTGGACCGTGTGGTGGTGGGGCTGGATCCCGCGGTGAGTGCCGGCCGCTCCTCTGACGCCTGTGGCATCATCGTCGCAGGGGTGTCGATGGACGGCCCGCCGCAGGATTGGCGCGCCCATGTTATTGCGGATTGCACGGTGCAGGGGGTGGGGCCCAATGGTTGGGCCAGGGCGGCGATAGCGGCGATGGACAAGTACAACGCGGATCGGCTGGTGGCCGAGGTGAACCAGGGCGGGCAGCTGGTCAGTGAGGTGATCCGACAGGTCGATCCGATGGTGTCGTTGAAGACGGTCCATGCCTCCAAGGGGAAGGTCGCGCGGGCGGAGCCTGTCGCGGCATTGTATGAACAGAACCGGGTGACGCATGGTTTGAACCTTGGGCCGCTTGAGGATCAGATGACCCGAATGACGCGGGCCGGATATGAGGGGCAGGGATCGCCCGATCGGGTGGATGCGCTGGTTTGGGCCCTGCATGAGTTGATGATCGAGCCTGCCAATGCCTATCGCAGGCCGGGGGTGCGCAGTTTGTGA
- the rplI gene encoding 50S ribosomal protein L9: MQVILLERVAKLGQMGDVVDVKPGYARNYLLLQKKALVASEANIADFESQKAQLEARNLETKKEAEALGDKLDGQQFIVIRQASDGGNLYGSVTPRDASDVATAEGFSVDRKQVVIPQPIKELGLHNVHISLHPEVDVVIQLNVARSAEEAELQASGKSIQELAAEEEAAAEFEIQELFDDIGAAASDDEELAETAGIATEEAPAEDEPKA, encoded by the coding sequence ATGCAAGTTATCCTTCTCGAACGCGTGGCCAAGCTGGGCCAGATGGGCGACGTCGTCGACGTCAAGCCCGGCTACGCCCGCAACTACCTGCTGCTGCAGAAGAAAGCGCTGGTCGCCTCCGAGGCGAACATTGCCGACTTCGAATCCCAAAAGGCACAGCTGGAAGCCCGCAACCTGGAAACCAAGAAAGAGGCCGAGGCCCTCGGTGACAAGCTGGATGGCCAGCAGTTCATCGTGATTCGCCAAGCGTCCGACGGTGGGAACCTTTACGGCTCCGTCACACCCCGCGACGCATCCGACGTGGCGACTGCCGAAGGCTTCAGTGTTGACCGCAAGCAGGTCGTGATCCCGCAACCTATCAAGGAATTGGGCCTGCACAACGTGCACATCTCCCTGCACCCTGAGGTAGACGTGGTCATCCAGTTGAACGTGGCCCGTTCGGCAGAAGAAGCCGAGCTGCAGGCCTCGGGCAAGTCGATCCAGGAGCTGGCCGCCGAAGAGGAAGCCGCAGCCGAGTTCGAAATCCAGGAGCTGTTCGACGATATCGGTGCTGCCGCATCCGACGACGAGGAGCTGGCCGAGACCGCGGGCATCGCGACCGAAGAGGCCCCTGCGGAAGACGAGCCCAAGGCCTGA
- the rpsF gene encoding 30S ribosomal protein S6, which yields MPLYEHVMIARQDLSNTQAEGLIEHFGTVLADNGGQLVDNEYWGVKTMAYKINKNRKGHYAYMRTDAPAPAIQEMERLMRLHDDVMRVLTIKVDEHAEGPSIQMQKRDERDSRRERR from the coding sequence ATGCCTCTTTATGAGCATGTGATGATTGCCCGTCAGGACCTGTCGAACACGCAGGCCGAGGGGCTCATCGAACATTTTGGCACCGTTCTGGCCGACAATGGCGGTCAACTCGTGGATAACGAGTACTGGGGCGTCAAGACAATGGCCTACAAGATCAACAAGAACCGTAAAGGCCACTACGCTTATATGCGCACCGATGCACCGGCTCCTGCCATTCAGGAAATGGAGCGCCTTATGCGCCTGCATGACGACGTCATGCGCGTTCTGACGATCAAGGTGGACGAGCACGCCGAAGGCCCCTCGATCCAGATGCAGAAACGTGACGAACGCGACAGCCGTCGCGAGCGCCGCTGA
- a CDS encoding YceI family protein, with translation MKSFLLATTLAASASLAAAADRYTLDASHSQVLFSYNHLGFSTTWGMFSGFEGEIMFDQEDPANSSVTVSMPTTSMFTGWEQRDGHFMSEDFFGATDEDLITFTSTAIEVTGEGTAQITGDLTMNDVTKEVVLDATLNQAGANPINQKDWAGFNATTTLLRSDFGVGAFAPAVSDEVQVQISIEAERAE, from the coding sequence ATGAAATCCTTTCTCCTCGCCACGACATTGGCCGCCTCGGCTTCCCTTGCCGCCGCGGCGGACCGTTACACGCTGGATGCAAGCCACAGCCAGGTGCTGTTTTCCTACAACCACCTCGGCTTCTCCACGACCTGGGGCATGTTCTCCGGCTTTGAAGGCGAGATCATGTTCGATCAGGAAGACCCGGCCAATTCCAGCGTGACTGTGTCGATGCCCACAACGTCGATGTTCACGGGCTGGGAACAACGCGACGGACACTTCATGTCCGAAGACTTTTTTGGCGCCACAGACGAGGACCTGATCACATTTACCTCCACCGCCATCGAGGTGACGGGCGAGGGGACTGCCCAGATCACTGGCGATCTGACCATGAACGACGTCACCAAGGAGGTCGTGCTGGACGCCACGCTGAACCAGGCGGGCGCCAACCCGATCAACCAGAAGGACTGGGCCGGGTTCAACGCCACAACGACGCTGCTGCGTTCGGATTTCGGCGTCGGTGCCTTTGCCCCCGCAGTGAGCGACGAGGTGCAGGTCCAGATCTCGATCGAGGCCGAAAGGGCCGAGTAA